One segment of Candidatus Binatus sp. DNA contains the following:
- a CDS encoding universal stress protein, with amino-acid sequence MAQFKKILCPVDFDESSLLALRLAAELAQERKANLYLLHVVAIPPGPEVALPFGKMEAAARTRLERLARQKVKGKARYEIEVMMGDPGVEVLQAAKRLGADLIVMATHGRKGLRRLVLGSVAEYVVREAPCPVLTVKPKGPAPKSAPSRPAKKQQA; translated from the coding sequence ATGGCGCAATTCAAGAAAATTCTCTGCCCGGTTGACTTCGACGAGAGCTCGCTTCTGGCGCTTCGACTCGCCGCCGAACTGGCGCAGGAGCGCAAAGCAAATCTCTATCTGCTTCATGTAGTGGCGATACCTCCCGGACCCGAGGTGGCGCTACCGTTCGGCAAGATGGAGGCCGCCGCGCGCACCAGGCTCGAGCGGCTGGCGCGCCAAAAAGTAAAGGGTAAAGCCCGCTACGAAATCGAAGTCATGATGGGCGATCCGGGCGTCGAGGTTCTGCAAGCAGCGAAACGATTGGGCGCCGATCTGATCGTGATGGCAACCCATGGCCGGAAGGGACTCCGTCGTCTCGTTCTCGGAAGCGTGGCCGAATATGTCGTCCGAGAAGCGCCGTGCCCGGTGCTCACGGTCAAACCGAAAGGGCCAGCGCCGAAATCAGCGCCGAGCCGCCCAGCGAAAAAGCAGCAGGCTTGA